From Sphingomonas hengshuiensis, one genomic window encodes:
- the ygiD gene encoding 4,5-DOPA-extradiol-dioxygenase — protein sequence MPRLPLVFFGHGSPMVALEISDTTRAWRGIADQMPRPKAILCISAHWQTRGTAVTAMPQPRTIHDFGAFPPALFAMQYPAPGDPELAHRVRDLLAPMPVSLDTGWGLDHGTWTVLVHAYPDADIPVVQLGMDLAKTPEQHWAVGQALRPLRDEGVLIMGTGNIVHNLPAMDWGNPDAPPYPWAARFNAAMLDAVATDQPQRVMEYAALGEDAALSVPSPDHFLPLLYVLGARHPGEPAAFGPDFIHHKSLGMTSIVIGA from the coding sequence ATGCCCCGCCTGCCGCTCGTCTTTTTCGGTCATGGCAGCCCGATGGTCGCGCTGGAGATCAGCGATACCACGCGCGCATGGCGCGGCATCGCCGACCAAATGCCCCGGCCAAAAGCGATCCTGTGCATTTCCGCGCATTGGCAGACGCGCGGCACCGCCGTCACCGCGATGCCCCAGCCGCGCACGATCCACGATTTCGGCGCCTTCCCGCCCGCGCTGTTCGCCATGCAATATCCCGCGCCGGGCGATCCCGAACTGGCCCACCGCGTCCGCGACCTGCTGGCGCCGATGCCGGTGTCGCTCGATACCGGCTGGGGGCTGGATCATGGCACCTGGACGGTGCTGGTCCATGCCTATCCCGACGCGGACATCCCCGTCGTCCAGCTCGGCATGGACCTGGCCAAAACGCCGGAACAGCATTGGGCGGTCGGCCAGGCGCTGCGCCCCCTGCGCGACGAAGGGGTGCTCATCATGGGCACCGGCAACATCGTCCACAACCTGCCGGCGATGGACTGGGGCAATCCCGACGCCCCGCCCTACCCCTGGGCCGCGCGCTTCAACGCCGCGATGTTGGACGCCGTCGCGACCGACCAGCCGCAGCGCGTGATGGAATATGCGGCTCTGGGCGAGGATGCCGCGCTGTCGGTGCCGTCGCCCGACCATTTCCTGCCGCTGCTCTATGTCCTCGGCGCGCGCCATCCCGGCGAGCCCGCGGCGTTCGGGCCGGATTTCATCCACCACAAGTCGCTCGGCATGACGAGCATCGTGATCGGCGCATGA
- a CDS encoding MFS transporter: MPRNLQIMIAASLGFFFVTATTFTSLGYVLYTMVAELGWSQAAAGLSFSFLGLACGLSSPLPPVLMKRIGTRMTMFAGGMVLAAGFALASMVHGIGAFFVATSLMGAGFSLIAPSPAVFLIATWFPKTSARMIGFYFMAGALGGVAGPLIVGTVVGLSGSWRVHWMVMAAAAAALAVLMLVTIRDAVKVESVDQIKHAGIAPDPVVAPSPWTVRAALASPAFLLIAFAMIVVQTVVTTMHSVLVMHVASMGAGSAPGAIAMSVLAFAGTLAKGATGALTEKISPRMLLIAGLAFQFVSMTLLAVVGTPMLAIGAALIFGIGWGLSWLSAHILLLRYFGASLAADLTAMATAATTFAVLGPLTAGWVADQTGSYAPMFIVFAGMLALAGVVSTMALRAPGAADADLDDAIPEGAAVPAE, encoded by the coding sequence ATGCCGCGCAACCTCCAAATCATGATCGCCGCCTCGCTAGGCTTCTTCTTCGTAACGGCGACGACGTTCACCTCGCTGGGCTATGTCCTCTACACGATGGTCGCGGAACTGGGCTGGTCACAGGCGGCGGCGGGGTTGAGCTTCTCGTTCCTCGGCCTCGCGTGCGGATTGAGCAGCCCCTTGCCGCCGGTCCTGATGAAGCGGATCGGCACGCGGATGACGATGTTCGCGGGCGGCATGGTGCTGGCGGCGGGCTTCGCGCTCGCATCGATGGTCCATGGCATCGGCGCCTTCTTCGTCGCGACGTCGCTGATGGGTGCCGGTTTCTCGCTGATCGCGCCGTCGCCGGCGGTGTTCCTGATCGCCACCTGGTTTCCCAAAACCTCGGCGCGGATGATCGGATTCTATTTCATGGCGGGCGCGCTGGGCGGTGTCGCCGGGCCGCTGATCGTCGGCACGGTCGTCGGGCTTAGCGGAAGCTGGCGGGTGCACTGGATGGTCATGGCCGCCGCCGCCGCCGCGCTGGCCGTGCTGATGCTCGTCACGATCCGCGACGCGGTGAAGGTCGAATCGGTCGATCAGATCAAGCACGCCGGCATCGCCCCGGACCCCGTGGTTGCCCCGTCGCCCTGGACCGTGCGCGCCGCACTGGCCAGCCCCGCCTTCCTGCTGATCGCCTTTGCGATGATCGTCGTGCAGACCGTGGTGACGACGATGCATTCGGTATTGGTGATGCACGTCGCCAGCATGGGTGCGGGCAGCGCACCCGGGGCGATCGCGATGAGCGTGCTCGCCTTTGCCGGCACGCTGGCCAAGGGCGCGACCGGCGCCCTCACCGAAAAGATATCGCCGCGCATGCTGCTGATCGCCGGGCTGGCGTTCCAGTTCGTGTCGATGACGCTGCTGGCGGTGGTCGGCACGCCGATGCTCGCGATCGGCGCGGCGCTGATCTTTGGCATCGGCTGGGGGCTGAGCTGGCTTAGCGCCCACATCCTGCTGCTGCGCTATTTCGGGGCGAGCCTGGCGGCGGACCTGACCGCGATGGCGACTGCCGCGACGACCTTCGCCGTGCTCGGGCCGCTGACCGCGGGCTGGGTGGCGGACCAGACGGGCAGCTATGCGCCGATGTTCATTGTCTTCGCCGGGATGCTGGCGCTGGCGGGCGTCGTCTCCACCATGGCGCTACGCGCGCCGGGCGCGGCAGATGCCGACCTCGACGACGCCATCCCCGAAGGCGCTGCCGTCCCCGCCGAATAA
- a CDS encoding LamG domain-containing protein, which yields MTLVAASPRAARAAPRIAGGTGLERGAIRAIGVATARTDYRGRPALQATALENVPGPDRLVLLNTPAFGDGVIEGWISGAPTATASATARGFVGVAFRVEDETRLEAIYLRPTNGRADDQLRRNHAVQYVSHPDHPWERLRAETPGKYETYVDLESGRWTHVRIVVAGSQARLHVDGAEQPTLIVGDLKHGAEAKGAVALWIGPDTLAHFSGVRVRGTDAARAIKEAAA from the coding sequence ATGACGCTGGTCGCTGCCAGCCCCCGGGCGGCGCGCGCCGCACCTCGCATCGCTGGTGGGACGGGATTGGAGCGTGGAGCGATCCGGGCCATCGGCGTCGCAACGGCGCGGACGGACTATCGGGGCCGCCCCGCCCTGCAAGCCACAGCCTTGGAAAATGTCCCGGGGCCTGACCGGCTGGTACTGCTGAACACGCCTGCCTTTGGCGACGGCGTCATCGAAGGCTGGATCAGCGGCGCCCCAACCGCAACGGCAAGCGCTACGGCGCGGGGCTTTGTGGGCGTGGCCTTCCGGGTGGAGGACGAAACCAGGCTGGAGGCCATCTATCTGCGCCCGACCAACGGCCGAGCCGATGACCAGCTGCGCCGTAATCATGCGGTCCAGTACGTCTCCCACCCCGACCACCCCTGGGAGCGCCTACGCGCCGAGACCCCCGGCAAGTACGAGACCTATGTCGATCTCGAATCCGGTCGATGGACCCACGTACGCATTGTGGTGGCAGGCTCCCAAGCCCGGCTGCATGTCGATGGCGCCGAACAGCCGACCCTGATCGTCGGCGACCTCAAGCACGGCGCCGAGGCAAAGGGCGCCGTGGCCCTATGGATCGGCCCGGATACGCTGGCGCATTTCAGCGGCGTGCGGGTACGCGGCACCGATGCGGCGCGCGCGATCAAGGAGGCGGCGGCATGA
- a CDS encoding VOC family protein, giving the protein MTNTLIFVDLASDDPAAAGRFYAEVFGWENDARPEGIYHRMVPGGFFQHKDGSDSQIGNLHLGIFDAANARPHPDPAGVEPRTIAAPGRKPRIWILIGDDDSAERILSAAEERGATILWRNHYWAEFNGYNHAFADPWGNEILLWGKAGENPQIPADYTRE; this is encoded by the coding sequence ATGACCAACACGCTGATCTTCGTCGACCTGGCTTCCGACGATCCCGCCGCCGCCGGCCGCTTCTATGCCGAGGTGTTCGGCTGGGAGAACGACGCCCGGCCGGAGGGCATTTACCACCGCATGGTCCCCGGCGGCTTCTTCCAGCACAAGGACGGCAGCGACAGCCAGATCGGCAATCTGCACCTGGGCATTTTCGACGCCGCCAACGCCCGCCCGCATCCCGATCCGGCGGGCGTCGAGCCGCGCACCATCGCCGCGCCGGGGCGCAAGCCGCGCATCTGGATCCTGATCGGCGATGACGACAGCGCCGAACGCATCCTCTCCGCCGCCGAAGAACGCGGCGCGACGATCCTGTGGCGCAATCACTATTGGGCGGAGTTCAACGGGTACAACCACGCCTTTGCCGATCCGTGGGGCAACGAGATCCTGCTGTGGGGCAAGGCGGGTGAAAACCCCCAGATCCCAGCGGACTATACCCGCGAATAG
- a CDS encoding serine hydrolase domain-containing protein, with protein sequence MRAAVANGQFTGAVLVARDGVPLIDTAYGMASYELGVPNTPRTVFHIASITKQFTAMAILQLRDRGKLNVGDPICTYLANCPPAWQPITIRQLLTHSSGIANVSSLPAWDEELSLKHYSRGAFVDLFRALPLRFVPGEKYEYSNSGYFLLGLIVERASGSSFGAYLKANIFSPLGMNSSGYDDNRAVVPGAASGYYSRGSAFITATYVDPSTRLGDTGIVSTTGDLLKWDQALYTDRLVSRRTLDEMFTPHRNGYGYGWEIGTRFGRKTVAHSGSDGGFSSYILRFPDDRLTVIILGNGDRMSAARAAIDLSAILFDAPYKMPVPQLRNALWDAVAQGGVAAATQQFDLARKATPPRADANGETLLELGYDLIDARKLTEADAIFRFGLQRFPDLTYAWDGLADSAAARDDRGAAIDYFEHSLTLDPANDYAVRGLARLRPALQPAR encoded by the coding sequence ATGCGGGCCGCCGTCGCCAATGGCCAGTTCACCGGCGCAGTCCTCGTCGCGCGCGATGGCGTGCCGCTGATCGATACGGCCTATGGCATGGCAAGCTACGAGCTAGGCGTGCCGAACACGCCCCGCACCGTGTTCCACATCGCTTCCATCACCAAGCAGTTCACGGCGATGGCGATCCTGCAGTTGCGCGATCGCGGAAAGCTCAATGTCGGCGATCCGATCTGCACGTATCTCGCAAACTGCCCGCCGGCTTGGCAGCCGATCACGATCCGCCAGCTACTGACCCACAGCTCGGGCATCGCGAACGTGTCGAGCCTGCCCGCCTGGGATGAGGAGCTGAGCCTCAAACACTATAGCCGGGGGGCCTTTGTCGATCTGTTTCGCGCCCTTCCGCTGCGGTTCGTTCCGGGCGAGAAATACGAATATTCCAACTCCGGCTATTTTCTCCTCGGCCTCATCGTCGAACGCGCCTCAGGTTCCAGCTTCGGCGCGTACCTTAAGGCCAACATCTTCTCGCCGCTGGGCATGAACAGCAGCGGCTATGATGACAATCGGGCGGTCGTGCCCGGCGCGGCATCGGGCTATTACTCGCGGGGTTCGGCATTCATCACCGCGACCTATGTCGATCCCTCGACGCGGCTCGGCGACACCGGCATCGTCTCGACCACCGGCGACCTGCTGAAGTGGGATCAGGCGCTCTACACCGATCGGCTGGTGTCGCGCCGGACGCTCGACGAGATGTTCACGCCCCACCGGAACGGCTATGGCTATGGCTGGGAAATTGGCACACGGTTCGGGCGGAAGACCGTCGCCCATTCGGGCAGCGACGGCGGCTTCTCCTCCTACATCCTGCGCTTCCCCGATGATCGGCTGACCGTCATCATCCTTGGCAACGGCGACCGCATGTCTGCCGCAAGGGCGGCAATCGACCTCTCCGCAATCCTGTTCGACGCGCCCTACAAGATGCCGGTGCCGCAACTCCGCAACGCGTTGTGGGACGCCGTGGCGCAGGGCGGCGTCGCCGCCGCCACGCAGCAGTTCGATCTGGCGCGAAAGGCCACGCCGCCGCGCGCGGATGCCAATGGCGAAACGTTGCTGGAGCTTGGCTACGACCTGATCGATGCGCGCAAGCTGACGGAGGCGGACGCGATCTTCCGCTTCGGCCTGCAACGGTTCCCCGATCTCACCTATGCCTGGGACGGACTGGCCGACAGCGCCGCTGCGCGTGACGACCGGGGCGCGGCAATCGACTATTTCGAACATTCGCTGACGCTCGATCCGGCCAACGACTATGCCGTTCGAGGTTTGGCGAGGCTTCGTCCGGCGCTTCAGCCTGCAAGATAA
- a CDS encoding TonB-dependent receptor, with amino-acid sequence MNRLRTKTVLLAATSAVGAMLPAGAFAQTAGTAAAAAGVTAAQATPTPTEAEAQLAEIVVTAEKRDVSLQDASLSVSAVPAQALTEANVTEITGLNGLVPGLVVARSGGGERMISIRGVGSETPENTNTQPGVSYHIDGVYIFNSIAANAAFIDVAQVEVLRGPQGTTFGQGSTGGTINVVTNRPSLDALTGSMDLSAGNYDFIKAGAALNVPISSTLAVRGAVQHNSHDGYAYATGVPGFSKYQLDNQDETGWKAALLWEPASNFSITLNTVQYRSNNNGPAQKNVLDPSTDPRILTQDYAGKSIVNTELYYGVVKYDAGFATLKSITSYQTLFSTQAWDSDGLTTDLFYDATYNPKSFTGVYYDHTPLWRTNTKSWTQEFNLSSNSSGPFKWIVGGVYLHSKNSQYIVEYRSGANQDILQPAISENTPYDSPAVDNVTYAELSSITRKAWAGYVEASYDFTDALKVTGGVRYNDDRFSGTSDSMSGGASEQTSGAYLQPAATEGLSTGRWTGKAAIQYKLTPANMAYFSFTRGFKPGGINSSAAGGNSSYLALGWENGVKPTYQPEQLDSFEVGLKNRFLNNRAQLNLSAFIYNYKNMQFLEEDPILFGEGISNAPSARIYGAEVEGSWLATPTVTLDGSFSLLRGTFNKDYYALDPVNASRAQNAAGYPDYLFWTNFYAASVAREGARANINGNDVPKLPKFQGTAAITYANQVGPGKLTAKAQIIYRGEYQYRLFNDPGFDKTPSYAQVNLFLKYAPDSTNLWGSLTVTNLFDKAGVNSRFSDPYGSAQTYDTYIPPRQVFGTIGYRF; translated from the coding sequence ATGAACAGGCTTCGTACAAAGACGGTCCTTCTGGCGGCGACATCCGCCGTCGGCGCGATGCTCCCGGCTGGCGCGTTTGCGCAGACCGCCGGGACCGCTGCCGCCGCCGCAGGCGTGACGGCGGCCCAGGCAACTCCAACGCCGACCGAGGCGGAAGCGCAGCTCGCCGAGATCGTGGTCACGGCAGAAAAGCGCGACGTTTCGCTCCAGGACGCCTCGCTATCGGTATCGGCAGTGCCCGCGCAGGCGCTGACCGAGGCGAACGTAACCGAAATCACCGGGCTGAACGGGCTGGTCCCCGGCCTGGTCGTCGCGCGCAGCGGCGGCGGCGAGCGGATGATCTCGATCCGCGGCGTCGGCTCGGAGACGCCAGAGAACACCAATACCCAGCCGGGCGTGTCCTATCACATCGACGGCGTCTATATCTTCAACTCGATTGCGGCGAATGCGGCCTTTATCGACGTCGCCCAGGTCGAAGTGCTGCGCGGGCCGCAGGGCACCACCTTCGGCCAGGGATCGACCGGGGGCACGATCAACGTCGTGACCAACCGGCCATCGCTGGACGCGCTCACCGGATCGATGGACCTGAGCGCGGGCAATTATGATTTCATCAAGGCGGGCGCGGCGCTCAACGTGCCGATCAGTTCGACCCTCGCGGTGCGCGGCGCGGTCCAGCACAATTCGCACGACGGCTATGCCTATGCCACCGGTGTGCCCGGCTTCTCCAAATACCAGCTCGACAACCAGGACGAGACCGGGTGGAAGGCCGCATTGCTGTGGGAACCGGCCAGCAATTTCTCGATCACGCTCAATACGGTGCAGTACCGCAGCAACAATAATGGCCCCGCCCAGAAAAACGTGCTCGACCCCAGCACCGATCCGCGCATCCTGACGCAGGACTATGCGGGGAAATCGATCGTCAATACCGAGCTATATTATGGCGTAGTCAAATACGACGCCGGGTTCGCCACGCTGAAATCGATCACGAGCTATCAGACCCTGTTCAGCACCCAGGCGTGGGATTCGGACGGCCTCACCACCGATCTTTTCTACGACGCCACCTATAACCCGAAAAGCTTCACGGGCGTCTATTACGATCACACCCCGTTGTGGCGCACCAACACCAAAAGCTGGACGCAGGAGTTCAACCTTTCGTCCAACAGTTCCGGTCCGTTCAAGTGGATCGTCGGCGGCGTGTATCTGCATTCGAAAAACTCGCAATACATCGTCGAGTACCGCAGCGGCGCCAACCAGGACATCCTCCAGCCTGCAATATCCGAGAATACTCCGTATGACAGCCCGGCGGTGGACAATGTCACCTATGCGGAACTCTCGTCGATCACGCGCAAGGCATGGGCGGGATATGTCGAGGCGTCCTATGACTTCACCGATGCCCTGAAGGTGACTGGCGGAGTGCGCTATAACGACGATCGGTTCAGCGGCACATCGGACAGCATGTCCGGCGGCGCCAGCGAGCAGACTTCCGGCGCGTATCTGCAACCTGCGGCGACCGAGGGGCTGTCGACCGGACGCTGGACCGGCAAGGCGGCGATCCAGTACAAGCTGACCCCCGCCAACATGGCGTATTTCAGCTTCACGCGCGGGTTCAAGCCCGGCGGGATCAACTCGTCCGCGGCGGGCGGCAACAGTTCGTACCTCGCGCTCGGATGGGAGAACGGCGTCAAGCCGACCTACCAGCCCGAACAGCTCGATTCGTTCGAAGTCGGCCTCAAGAACCGGTTCCTGAACAACCGCGCCCAGCTCAACCTGTCGGCCTTCATCTACAATTACAAGAACATGCAGTTCCTCGAGGAAGACCCGATCCTGTTCGGCGAAGGGATCAGCAACGCCCCCAGCGCACGCATCTATGGCGCCGAAGTGGAAGGCAGCTGGCTGGCCACGCCGACCGTGACGCTGGACGGGTCGTTCTCGCTGCTGCGCGGAACGTTCAACAAGGATTATTACGCGCTCGATCCGGTCAATGCGAGCCGGGCCCAGAATGCGGCGGGCTATCCCGACTATCTGTTCTGGACGAACTTCTACGCCGCGTCGGTCGCCCGCGAGGGCGCGCGCGCCAATATCAACGGCAACGACGTGCCCAAGCTGCCCAAGTTCCAGGGCACGGCGGCGATCACCTATGCCAACCAGGTCGGCCCCGGCAAGCTGACCGCCAAGGCGCAGATCATCTATCGCGGCGAATATCAATATCGCCTGTTCAACGACCCCGGGTTCGACAAGACGCCCAGCTATGCGCAGGTCAACCTGTTCCTGAAATACGCGCCCGACAGCACCAATTTGTGGGGTTCGCTGACGGTCACGAACCTGTTCGACAAGGCGGGCGTCAACTCGCGCTTCTCGGACCCCTATGGCAGCGCCCAGACCTACGACACCTATATCCCGCCGCGCCAGGTGTTCGGGACCATCGGCTACCGATTCTAA
- a CDS encoding serine hydrolase: MKPTRRVFSLGLPALACWPGLARSAVSDPIAHYERVTGGRIGVYAVNVKTGATLAWRADERFIMCSSYKASLAAFVLSRVDRGEETLDAAIRYGVQDTRDLWGPVSKANLTMGV, encoded by the coding sequence ATGAAGCCCACGCGACGCGTTTTTTCGCTCGGTTTGCCTGCGCTGGCTTGCTGGCCTGGGCTCGCGCGATCGGCTGTCTCCGACCCGATCGCACACTATGAACGGGTGACGGGCGGCCGGATTGGCGTCTATGCTGTCAACGTAAAGACGGGCGCGACGCTGGCATGGCGCGCCGACGAACGCTTCATCATGTGCAGCTCCTACAAAGCCTCCCTGGCGGCCTTCGTGCTGTCGCGCGTTGATCGTGGAGAGGAGACGCTGGACGCCGCGATACGCTATGGGGTTCAAGATACGAGGGATCTGTGGGGCCCCGTCTCCAAGGCCAACCTGACAATGGGAGTGTAA
- a CDS encoding aromatic ring-hydroxylating oxygenase subunit alpha translates to MTILTDQFFDSFATSVKATEEAETLPPECYTDEAFYRFEKEALFYREWLCVGREEWIEKPGDYFTCTHANEPLVIARDRAGAIQAMSSVCQHRAMLVAEGQGNTRAFVCPYHHWTYDLDGALVNAPAMGKTCNFDRKANGLPKLKVELWHGFVFVNFDAEAAPLAPRLAAIEPVVANYEFARLRGPAPAKHEFAWNWKVQFENNNDGYHANRLHHGLHDYIPSALASFPEVPRETAGYYRLNGSLHPNASFNPTEKALFPVFPKLTDEEQNRLLFVNLPPSLSLVVLNDVVIYLIMDARSAGTHGLTFGSLYLPEAMADPAFEEKRAINDEYTAHIVAQDLHVDLLVQQGLGSKFAPRGRYSWQEDAQRQFNQWLVDRYWSEWDRRRGPSAPVSQIKRAS, encoded by the coding sequence ATGACGATCCTGACCGACCAGTTCTTCGACAGTTTCGCCACGTCGGTGAAGGCCACCGAGGAGGCAGAGACGCTGCCGCCCGAATGCTACACCGACGAAGCCTTTTACCGCTTTGAAAAGGAAGCGCTGTTCTACCGCGAGTGGCTGTGCGTCGGGCGCGAGGAATGGATCGAGAAGCCGGGCGATTATTTCACCTGCACCCACGCCAACGAACCGCTGGTGATCGCGCGCGACCGCGCCGGGGCGATCCAGGCGATGTCGTCGGTGTGCCAGCACCGCGCGATGCTGGTGGCCGAGGGTCAGGGCAACACCCGCGCGTTCGTCTGCCCCTATCACCACTGGACCTATGACCTCGACGGCGCGCTGGTGAACGCCCCGGCAATGGGCAAGACGTGCAATTTCGATCGCAAGGCCAACGGCCTGCCCAAGCTCAAGGTCGAGCTGTGGCACGGTTTCGTCTTCGTCAATTTCGATGCCGAAGCCGCGCCGCTGGCGCCACGCCTCGCCGCGATCGAGCCGGTGGTCGCCAATTACGAATTCGCCCGGCTGCGCGGCCCCGCGCCTGCAAAGCACGAATTCGCGTGGAACTGGAAAGTCCAGTTCGAGAACAATAACGACGGCTATCACGCCAACCGCCTGCACCACGGGCTGCACGATTATATACCGAGTGCGCTCGCCAGCTTCCCCGAAGTCCCGCGCGAGACTGCGGGCTATTACCGGCTCAACGGGTCGCTGCATCCCAATGCCAGCTTCAACCCGACCGAAAAGGCGCTGTTCCCGGTCTTTCCGAAGCTGACCGACGAGGAGCAGAACCGCCTATTGTTCGTAAACCTGCCGCCGTCGCTGTCGCTGGTCGTGCTCAACGACGTGGTGATCTACCTCATCATGGATGCGCGGTCCGCCGGCACGCACGGGCTCACCTTCGGCAGCCTCTATCTGCCCGAGGCGATGGCCGATCCGGCGTTCGAGGAAAAGCGCGCGATCAACGACGAATATACCGCGCACATCGTCGCGCAGGACCTGCATGTCGATCTGCTGGTCCAGCAGGGGCTCGGCTCGAAATTCGCGCCGCGCGGCCGCTATAGCTGGCAGGAGGATGCGCAGCGCCAGTTCAACCAGTGGCTGGTCGACCGCTATTGGAGCGAATGGGACCGCCGCCGGGGCCCCTCGGCACCGGTCAGCCAGATCAAGCGCGCGTCGTAG